A window of Choloepus didactylus isolate mChoDid1 chromosome 23, mChoDid1.pri, whole genome shotgun sequence contains these coding sequences:
- the CMKLR1 gene encoding chemokine-like receptor 1 isoform X2 — protein sequence MEDEDYNSSVAYDEYPDDFGPILVLEEVPSQGARGIRIFLVVVYSIVCFLGILGNGLVIVIATCKMKKTVNTVWFLNLAVADFLFNVFLPIHITYIAMDYNWVFGTAMCKINSFLLTHNMYTSVFLLTIISFDRCVSVLLPVWSQNHRSVRLAYVACVTIWVLAFFLSSPSLVFRDTTDRGGKIHCFNNFNLSATSFSPQPTHPQLEPVAYTRQLVVTVTRFLCGFLVPVLIITACYLTIVCKLQRNRLARTKKPFKIIVTIIVTFFLCWCPYHTLYLLELHHTAVPSSVFKLGLPLATAIAIANSCMNPILYVFMGQDFKKFKVTLFSRLVNALSEDTGHSSFTSHRSFTKMSTMNERSSMNEKETSML from the coding sequence CATCCTGGTTTTGGAGGAGGTACCTTCGCAGGGAGCCAGGGGGATCAGGATCTTCCTGGTGGTGGTCTACAGCATCGTCTGCTTCCTCGGGATCCTGGGCAACGGCCTGGTCATCGTCATTGCCACCTGCAAGATGAAGAAGACGGTGAACACTGTCTGGTTCCTCAACCTGGCCGTGGCGGATTTTCTGTTCAATGTCTTCCTCCCAATCCACATCACCTACATCGCCATGGACTACAACTGGGTTTTTGGAACAGCCATGTGCAAGATCAACTCCTTCCTGCTCACCCACAACATGTACACCAGCGTCTTCCTGCTGACCATCATCAGCTTCGACCGCTGCGTCTCTGTGCTCCTCCCCGTCTGGTCCCAGAACCACCGCAGCGTCAGGCTGGCCTACGTGGCGTGCGTGACGATCTGGGTTCTGGCTTTCTTCTTGAGTTCCCCATCCCTTGTCTTCCGGGACACCACTGATCGAGGTGGGAAAATACACTGCTTTAACAACTTCAACCTGTCCGCTACCAGCTTCTCCCCACAGCCCACTCACCCCCAACTGGAGCCGGTGGCGTACACTCGGCAGTTGGTGGTGACCGTCACCCgcttcctctgtggcttcttGGTCCCAGTCCTCATCATCACAGCCTGCTACCTCACCATCGTCTGCAAGCTGCAGCGCAACCGCCTGGCCAGGACCAAGAAGCCCTTCAAGATCATCGTGACCATCATCGTTACCTTCTTCCTCTGCTGGTGTCCCTACCACACGCTCTACCTCCTGGAGCTCCATCACACCGCAGTACCCAGCTCTGTCTTCAAACTGGGCTTGCCCTTGGCCACCGCCATCGCCATCGCCAACAGCTGCATGAACCCCATTCTGTACGTCTTCATGGGTCAGGACTTCAAGAAGTTCAAGGTGACCCTCTTCTCTCGCCTGGTCAACGCTCTGAGTGAGGATACAGGCCACTCCTCCTTCACCAGTCACAGGAGCTTTACCAAGATGTCCACAATGAATGAGAGGTCCTCGATGAATGAGAAGGAGACCAGCATGCTTTGA